From Macaca mulatta isolate MMU2019108-1 chromosome 3, T2T-MMU8v2.0, whole genome shotgun sequence, the proteins below share one genomic window:
- the TRIM56 gene encoding E3 ubiquitin-protein ligase TRIM56, whose amino-acid sequence MVSHGSSPSLLEALSSDFLACKICLEQLQAPKTLPCLHTYCQDCLGQLADGSRIRCPECRETVPVPPEGVAAFKTNFFVNGLLDLVKARACGDLRAGKPACALCPLVGGTSAGGPATARCLDCADDLCQACADGHRCTRQTHTHRVVDLVGYRAGWYDEEARERQATQCPQHPGEALRFLCQPCSQLLCRECRLDPHLDHPCLPLAEAVRARRPGLEELLAGVDSNLVELEAARRVEKEALARLREQAARVGTQVEEAAEGVLRALLAQKQEVLGQLRAHVEAAEEAARGRLAELEGREQVARAAAAFARRVLSLGREAEILSLEGAIAQRLRQLQGCPWAPGPAPCLLPQLELHPGLLDKNCHLLQLSFEEQQPQKDGGKDGAGTQGGEESQSRREDAPKTERQGGVQPQARDGAQTPKEEKAQTTREDGVQTLEEDRAQIPHEDGGPQPHRGGRPNKKKKFKGRLKSISREPSPALGPNLDGSGLLPRPIFSCSFPTRMPGDKRSPRITGLCPFGPREILVADEQNRALKCFSLNGDYKGTVPVPEGCSPCSVAALQSAVAFSAGARLYLISPDGEVQWRRALSLSQASHAVAALPSGDRVAVSVAGHVEVYNMEGSLATRFIPGGKASRGLRALVFLTTSPQGHFVGSDWQQNSVVICDGLGQVVGEYKGPGLHGCQPGSVSVDKKGYIFLTLREVNKVVILDPKGSLLGDFLTAYHGLEKPRVTTMVDGRYLVVSLSNGTIHVFRVRSPDS is encoded by the coding sequence ATGGTTTCCCACGGGTCCTCGCCCTCCCTCCTAGAGGCCTTGAGCAGCGACTTTCTGGCCTGTAAAATCTGCCTGGAGCAGCTGCAGGCACCCAAGACACTGCCCTGCCTGCATACCTACTGCCAGGACTGCCTGGGCCAGCTGGCCGATGGCAGCCGCATCCGCTGCCCTGAATGTCGCGAAACCGTGCCCGTGCCACCTGAGGGTGTGGCCGCCTTCAAGACCAACTTCTTCGTCAATGGGCTGCTGGACCTGGTGAAGGCTCGAGCCTGTGGAGACCTGCGTGCCGGGAAGCCAGCCTGTGCCCTGTGTCCCCTGGTGGGTGGCACCAGCGCCGGGGGGCCGGCCACGGCCCGGTGCCTGGACTGTGCCGATGACTTGTGCCAGGCCTGTGCCGACGGGCACCGCTGCACCCGCCAGACCCACACCCACCGCGTGGTGGACCTGGTGGGCTACAGGGCGGGATGGTATGATGAGGAGGCCCGGGAGCGCCAGGCCACCCAGTGTCCCCAGCACCCCGGGGAGGCACTGCGCTTCCTGTGCCAGCCCTGCTCACAGTTGCTGTGCAGAGAGTGCCGCCTAGACCCCCACCTGGACCACCCCTGCCTACCTCTGGCTGAGGCTGTGCGTGCCCGGAGGCCGGGCCTGGAGGAGCTGCTGGCCGGTGTGGACAGTAACCTGGTGGAGCTGGAGGCGGCGCGGAGGGTGGAGAAGGAGGCGCTGGCCCGGCTGCGGGAGCAGGCGGCCCGGGTGGGGACACAGGTAGAGGAGGCGGCTGAGGGCGTCCTCCGGGCCCTGCTGGCCCAGAAGCAGGAGGTGCTGGGGCAGCTACGAGCCCACGTGGAGGCTGCTGAAGAGGCTGCTCGGGGGAGGCTGGCAGAGCTCGAGGGCCGTGAGCAGGTGGCCAGGGCGGCAGCCGCCTTCGCCCGCCGGGTACTCAGCCTGGGGCGAGAGGCTGAGATTCTCTCCCTGGAAGGGGCAATTGCGCAGCGGCTCCGGCAGCTGCAGGGCTGCCCCTGGGCACCGGGGCCGGCCCCCTGCCTGCTCCCGCAGCTGGAGCTCCATCCTGGGCTGCTGGACAAGAACTGCCACCTGCTTCAGCTGTCCTTTGAGGAGCAGCAGCCCCAGAAGGATGGTGGGAAAGACGGAGCTGGTACCCAGGGAGGTGAGGAGAgccagagcaggagagaggaTGCACCGAAGACGGAGAGACAGGGTGGGGTCCAACCCCAGGCCAGAGATGGAGCCCAGACCCCCAAAGAGGAAAAAGCCCAGACAACCCGAGAAGACGGAGTCCAGACCTTGGAGGAGGACAGGGCCCAGATACCCCACGAGGATGGAGGACCCCAGCCCCACAGGGGTGGCAGaccaaacaagaagaaaaagttcAAAGGCAGGCTCAAGTCAATTTCCCGAGAGCCCAGCCCAGCACTGGGCCCGAACCTGGACGGCTCTGGCCTCCTCCCCAGACCCATCTTTTCCTGCAGTTTCCCCACGCGGATGCCTGGGGACAAGCGGTCCCCCCGGATCACTGGACTGTGTCCCTTCGGCCCCCGGGAGATCCTGGTGGCGGATGAGCAGAATCGGGCGCTGAAATGCTTCTCCCTCAACGGCGACTACAAGGGCACCGTGCCGGTCCCTGAGGGCTGCTCCCCTTGCAGCGTGGCTGCCCTGCAGAGCGCCGTGGCCTTCTCCGCTGGTGCACGGCTCTATCTCATCAGCCCCGATGGCGAGGTGCAGTGGCGCCGGGCCCTGAGCCTCTCCCAGGCCAGCCACGCGGTGGCGGCACTGCCAAGCGGGGACCGTGTGGCTGTCAGCGTGGCGGGCCACGTGGAGGTGTACAATATGGAAGGCAGCCTGGCCACCCGGTTCATTCCTGGAGGCAAGGCCAGCCGGGGCCTGCGGGCACTGGTGTTTCTGACCACCAGCCCCCAGGGGCATTTCGTGGGGTCGGATTGGCAGCAGAATAGTGTGGTAATCTGTGATGGGCTGGGCCAGGTGGTTGGGGAGTACAAGGGGCCAGGCCTGCATGGCTGCCAGCCGGGCTCTGTGTCTGTGGATAAGAAGGGCTACATCTTCCTGACCCTTCGAGAAGTCAACAAGGTGGTGATCCTGGACCCGAAGGGGTCCCTCCTTGGAGACTTCCTAACAGCCTACCACGGCCTGGAAAAGCCCCGGGTTACCACCATGGTGGATGGCAGGTACCTGGTTGTGTCCCTCAGTAACGGGACCATCCATGTCTTTCGGGTCCGTTCTCCGGACAGTTAA